The nucleotide window TCACGGGGCTAAAGCCACCGTAGTCGATCTGCATGGCGAGTGCGGACTGATGCACATGCAGGCAATCGAGCGCCGCTGCATCCTGTGCGGCGACGTGCAAGGCTCTGCGCACGGCTTTGGCGGAGTTCTCGGAGAAATCGACACAGGCGACGATACGCTTGAACGGGCCCTGCGCCTCTTCACGCACGACGAGGACATCGACGGGCGATTTGCGCACGCATTTCGCCGCGATCACGCCGAGGCGATGCGGCTCCTGCTTGGAGCCCTTGGCCCCCATGACGAGCAGATCAGCCTCATGCGCCTGACAAAAGCTGCATAGCTCTGCAAAGGGAGAGCCCAGCCGCACCTCACACCGTACCGTGACAGCACCTGCGATGGATTCCTGCACGAATTTTTCCAAGCGCTGCTGCCACTCACCCACGACGGCAGCGGGCTCCTGGGAAAGCGCTTTGGTGAGCTCCTTCACCAAAAAATCATCCATGACATGCACGGCCGTGAGTCGTGCACCATCGAGCGAGGCACGCCGGGCGGCCTCCTTCAGTGCGAGACGGCAGGACGGCGTGAAATCGACAGCAGCGATGATGTGGCGGAGTTGGTTCATGGGAGGTGGGTGTGTTGTTGAAGTGCAGGGTATGCTAAGAGGCTTTTTGCAGCCTGCATCTCGTGCTTTGCGTGGTTTTGGGCGGCTTTTGCAGCCAGCGGGGCCGCCTTTTATGCGGTGAGCCAGCTCCGCAGTGTCTTCACATCGCGCACATGGGCCTCGCGGAAGGTCTTTAGCACCGCAGGGTCTTTCGCATCGCCAGTGAGGTACTCCAGATGCAGTGAGATGGGGCCAGAGTAGCCGGATTTCATGAGCATGCTGCCGTATTCAGGATCGACCTGGCCCTCACCGAGCGGGACGGTGACGAGCTTGCGCCCCTCCCATTTGTAATCTTTGAAATAAGCCGCGCCGATGTGCTCCCGCACGAGGGCAAACTCCAGCGGCCAGGATTTCCCGCCTTCGCAAGTGGCGTGCAGGATGTCGAAACAGAAGCTGAAGTCCGCTGGCGCATACTCACGCATGATGGAGTAGATGTCCCAGACCGGAGCGGCGAAGTAATCCTTCCCACTGTGATTCTGAAAGAGCGGCTGGATGCCCAGTTCCTTGCTGAGGGCGATGAGGTCCTTGATCTGTGGGCGGATGGCCTGGAGCTGATCCCAGATGGGTTTCTTCAGATCGTATTTGATGAAGCCCATGCGGTAGCGCTTCACTCCGAGTGCAGCGGCGGTGCGCAGCACCTCCTCGGTGCGCTGTTCTTTGCTCACCTCTGTGATGCCAGAGGTCATGATCGTGAGCTCGACATGCTGTTTTTTGAGTGCCGCGACCAGCTTCGGCAGCTCATCGACGACTTTTTCGGGCTCGATGTGCCCTTTGAGCCGGATCGGGGCCTCGATGCCATCGAATCCCGCCTCTGCTGTTAGTGCCGCGATGTCATCATAGCCGAGTCCCTGGAGATGCTTGGTGAAGTAGCAGAGCGTGTTGCGTGCTTTCGGCGTTTCCGCCATCAATGGGGTCGTGAGAGCGAGGGCGGAGAGGTGGCGGACAAAATCGCGGCGTGTTTTCATGCGTCTGGATGAACGTGCCACTGCATGCAGCTCGTTCAAGCGATGTACATTTCACCCAGCCTCACCTCTGATGCCCCGAGAACCCTCCACCGCCTTTCGCCGCATCCGTGCGGAGGTCGTCCGCCTCCTCGCCCTCATCCCCGAGGGGAAATTCACCACCTACGGCAGCATCGCCATCCACATGAACGTGATCGCTCGCCACGTCGCCACCGTCTTGAGGAAACTCACACCAGAGGAGTCCGCATCTCTGCCGTGGCACCGCGTCGTCAGCGCCGATGCCCGCATCAGCCCGAACATGGACAAAAAGCTCGCCGCCCTCCAAAAACGCCGCCTGAAGGCCGAAGGCATGCGCATCGACCGTGCAGGCTACATTTTGGATGCAGATGCACATTTTCACGTCGTCGGAATCCGGCGAAACATCCGCTGGAGTGAGTGATCCTGTCCCCTGCCGAAAAAAGCTGCCAATGCACCCCCAAGCACGCTCACGAGAGCCCGCGTCCAAAGCACACTTGAGAGTTCGACATTTCCTCATTCATCATACACAATCCGCGCCATGCTAAACCTCCTCCGCGCTCTATTGCCGCTCCTCATCCTGCTCGGATGCGGGTGGCTGGGCTATTGGTTCATCACCAACAAGCCAGAGCAGCAAATGCGCGAGATGCCCGCCCCGCTCGTCAGCGTGGAGGGCATCACTCTGAAGGCGGTAACACATCCCGTGCGAGTCACCTCACAGGGCACGGTACAGCCCCGCACACGCTCCACCATGCACCCAGAGGTCTCTGGGAAGGTCATCGAGGTCGATAGCAATTTCCGCCCCGGTGCCTTCTTCAAAAAAGACGCGGTGCTCATCAAGCTCGACCCAGTGGACTACGAGACGGCCATCACCATCGCCCAGGCAGAGGTCGCTCAGGCGAAAGTCATGCTCGTGGAGGAAAAAGCACGCGCCGATCAGGCCCGCGATAGCTGGAAAACGCTGGGGCGTGCTGGCCAGCCCGGCGAGCTAGTCGTGCGGGCACCGCAGATCATCCGTGCGGAGGCAGACATCGCCGCAGCGGAGGCCCGCGTCGTCAAAGCACGCCGCGATCTGGAGCGCACTATCATCCGCGCACCCTACGATGGCCAAGTCATCGAACTCGGGGTCGATGTGGGCCAATTCGTCAGTCAAGGGACGGTGCTAGGCCGCATTTTCGCGACCGACTATGTGGAGATACGCCTACCCCTGCCAGAGCGTGAAAGCATGCACCTCACGCTGCCAGAGCGCTACCGTGATGGCATAGAGGCCGCCTCCGCGCCGAAGGTCCACCTCCGCGCCATGCACAATGGCAAGCCCGTGTTCTGGGAGGGCAACCTCGTGCGAGTGGAAAGCAATCTCGATGCTGAAACACGCCAAATCACCGCCATCGCCCAAATCATGGACCCATACGCACGGCGCAGCGATGGCATGCCCCCGCTGAAGATCGGCCAGTTTGTCGAGGCAGAGATCGAAGGCCGCATGCTGGAAAATGTGTTTCTCATCCCCCGGAGCACCGTCCGCGCTGGCAATGAGATCATTCTCATCGACCGGCCAGCAGACACGCTGCGCCGCATGAGCGTGGAGCCGCTCCTGGGTGATGAGCGGTATCTAGTCATTGATGCAAAGGCCAAAAAAGCTCCCGCAGAAGGCGCTGTGCTCTGCCTCACGCCCATTCCCTTCCCCGCAGATGGCGCACGCGTGAAAATCGGCCGTCTCGATGGCAAAAACATCGCCCCGACAGAAAAACTGGCCTCCGGCAAAAAATCCGCTCCCAGCACCAGCGGTGAAGCCACCGCCTCCAGCCACACGCCCGCAGCCAAACCGCTACCGTGACCGTCCGCCAAGAGAAGGAACTCCCGCTCGCCATCATCACCTCCACGGTGGTGCATGTGCTGGTCTTCCTCTTCCTCGCATGGCTTTTCAGCGTGGAGGCACAGAATGCCCTCCGCAGACTCCAGGAGCCCCCAGTGGCCAAGACAGAGCCCATCCTCCTCTATCCAGAGCAGCTCATGCCCGTGATCGTGCCGCCAGCACCGCCGCCGATCAAAAAAACCGAAATCTACATCCGCACCACGCAGAACAATCCGCAGACGGAAAAGCCAAAGGACTCTGCCTTCATCTCCGACCGCAATACCAAGGCCAGCAGCAAGCTCGGACCCGCCCCCGGCGCAGATAAAGCCCTCCCCACCACCGAAGGCATCGCCATCCCGATGAATGACCTCGCCAACCGCGATTACCGCGACGGCGAGATCAAAGAGGACTCCGCTCCGGCTCAAAACAAAGTCATTGTCCGCGATGCGCCGCGCCCCACCGCCATCATCACTCCACCGCAGCCCCAGGTCGCGAAAAACACACCGCCGAAAAAGCCACTCCTCCAAATGATGGAGGAAACCGATGCCGAGCTAGCCTCCCGCGACCAAAATCGCCTCAAAATCGAGGTCAAACGAGCCGAGCAGCCTGAAATGAAGGAACCCGACTCGCCGCCGCCTCAGCTCAAAGCCCCGCAGATGCGTGAGACGGAAGAAGTCGTGGCCAAAGCCATCGCCATCCCGCAGGAGGAAGTCCGCTCAACCGTCCTCACGCCCAAAGACAATGCCTACATGCCGCACACCCGCACCAGCGAAATCAAGGGCACCATCTCCAATCGTGGCAGTGAAGACAGTGTCGATGCCGAAGACAGCCCCAAAGGCCGCTATATCCGCTCTGTGCAGGACATGATCGGGAAGAAATGGAACATCTACCGTGTGATGAAACGCGAGGCAGTCACCTACGGTAGCCTCCAGGTCATCGTCTTCATCAACAGTCGCAGCAAAGTGGAGGAAATCCGCATCGTAAATGACAAGCAGAGCAATCCCCTGCTCACCGAATTCAGCCTCAGTGCCATCCGTGATGCCGAACTCCCTCCCATGCCCAAAGAGGTCCGTGATCAGCTCCCGCTTCTGGAAAAAAAGTGCCTCAAGATGGACTACAACATCCTGATCTATTGAGTCGAGCCGGGTTCCGCGTGAGAGAAATGCCCCTCGAGCGCTGTTTCGCTCTTCAAATGATGCAGACACCTCCTTTTTCACGCCGAGCAGCCCTGGCACAGGCCAGCACCGGATTTGGCCTCGCGGCACTCTCTGGGCTTTTGCAGGCCCAGACGCCCCAAACGCATCGCGCACGAAAAATCGCCCCAAAAGCACGCAGCGTCATTTTTTGCTACATGAGCGGCGGTGTCTCCCACATCGACACTTTCGACCCGAAGCCCCTCTTGGGCAAATACGCTGGCAAACCCATGCCGATGGCCGTCAAGCGCACCCAGTTCAACAACAACGGCACCGTGCAGCCCTCCCACTGGGACTACAAGCCGCGTGGCAAATCTGGCATCGAGGTCAGTGACCTGCTACCGCATCTCGGAGGCGTGGTGGATGATCTCTGCATCATCCGCAGCATGACCGCGAAGTTCAGCGAGCATGCACAGGGGAATTTTTTCATGCACACGGGCTTTCCCTTCCTCGGCTATCCCAGCGCCGGAGCATGGAGCAGCTACGGACTCGGCACAGAAGCCTCCGACCTGCCAGGCTACATCGTGCTCCAAAGCGGGGATGCACGCACGCCGCACGGTGGCGTGGGGCTTTTCAGCAATGGCTTCCTCCCTGCACAGCACCAGGCCAGCATCGTCCAGGCAGATGAGTCAGAAGCCATCACCAACATCCGCCCGCGCCAGCCAGCGAGCATGCAGCGCCGCCAGCTCGACTTCATCGGCGACATGGACCGCCGTTTTGTCCGCACCACGCACGATCCACACATCGAAGCCGCCATTTCCAACTACGAAATGGCCTGGCGCATGCAAAGCGCCGTCCCAGAGCTCTGCGACATCTCCGATGAGTCCGCAGCCACGAAGAAGCTCTACGGCATGGATGACCCCGAGCCGAAAAAAGCCGCCTACGCTCGCCAGTGCCTCCTCGCACGCCGACTCGTCGAGCGTGGCGTGCGCTTCATCGAGCTGAGCACCCTTTCCTACAACCTCGGTGGTGGCAATGCAGCCAATCCCTGGGACCACCACGGTGCCATCAAGGAAGGCCACGGCAAAATGGGCTACCAGATCGATCAGCCCCTCGCCGCACTCATCCAGGATCTCCGCGCACGCGGCCTACTCGATAGCACGCTCATCGTCTGGGCTGGCGAGTTCGGTCGCACGCCATTCGCCCAGGGCAGCAATGGCCGCGATCACAATCCCTATGGCTTTAGCGTCTGGATGGCCGGTGGTGGCGTCAAAGGCGGCCACATCCACGGAGCCACCGATGATTTCGGCTACAATGCCGTCGATGGCATCTGCACGGTCTATGACATGTGGGCCACCGTCCTTCATCTCATGGGCGTGGATCACGAGCAGCTGACTTACCGCTTCGGAGGACGTGATTTACGCCTCACGGATGTGCATGGCAGTGTCATGCGTGACATTCTCGCCTAATTTCCATCTCATGCTCCGCTCCATCGCATTCCTCGCCGCACTCGTCACCACCCTACATGCCGCGACGGAAGCCGACGTGATCGTGTATGGCGCCACGCCGGGGGGATTCTGTGCGGCCATCGCTGCGGCGCGAGAAGGCAGCTCCGTGCTGCTGCTGGAGCCCAGTGGCCACATCGGTGGCGTGAATACGGGCGGGCTTTGTTTCAGCGACTCGAACCAGACCGTGCGCAGCACCGTGCTCGGCCTCTTTGAAGAGTGGCACCTGCGCATCGAAAAAGACTACCAGCAGCGCGGGGTAAAGCTGCCGTATGCCGTGAGCAAGAAAGACCACACGCACTGGACTTACGAGCCGCATGTGGCGGCTAAAATCACCCGCGAGATGCTGGATGAAGCAGGTGTGAAAGTGCTCACCGCTCAGGTGCTGCAAAAAGCCGCCAAAGACGGCACCCGCCTCACGCAACTGACCACCAGCGGCGGCACCTACACGGCCAAGGCATTCGTCGATGCCACCTATGAAGGAGATCTGATGGCCGCTGCGGGTGTGAGCTGGACCATCGGCCGCGAGGGCCGCGCCGCCTATGGTGAATCACTCGCAGGCAAGCAGTATCCCAAGCCTCTCATGCCTATCGACGGGCGTGATACCCAGGGCCAGCCGCTGCCACTGGTCACCACCACTGATGCAGGCCCGGACGAGGATGGTGATGCAAAGGTGATGGTCTATAGCTTCCGCCTCTGCCTCACCAAAGACGCCGCGAACCGCGTCCCCTTCCCCAATCCCACCAGGTATGATCCAGCACGCTTCGAGGCTGTGCGGCGCTATTTTTCAAAAGAGAAGCGGCCCATCCTGCTGTGGGATCTCTACCCGCTGCCTGGGCAGAAGTTTGATGCGAACAACGGCATCGGGAAACAGTTCTACATGGGCCTAGTCGGAGGCTGCAATGGCTGGTGTGAGGCAGATCAGGCTGGCCGTGCAAAACTCTGGGAGGCACACCGACAATACACGCTGGAGCTGTATCACTTCCTCACCACCGATGCGGCTGTGCCCGAGGTGCTGCGACAACAGATGAGTGAACTCGGCCTCTGCCAAGATGAATTCACCGCGCAGGGCCACTGGTCGCCACAGCTCTACGTGCGTGAGGGCCGCCGCATGAAGGGCGAGTATGTCGTCTCACAAAAGGACATCATGGATCAGCCAGAGAAGTCGGATGCGATCATCGTCTCCTCCTTCCCCATCGACTCCCACGACTGCCAGCGTGTGCTGACCAAAGACGGCGTCATCAATGAAGGCACCATCATGCCCGTCCGTGTGCCAGGGCGGCGGCACGGCTATGCCTATCACATCCCCTACCGCGCCATCACCCCACTCGCCGCCGAGTGCGCGAACTTGCTCGTGCCCGTGGCACTCTCCAGCACGCATGTGGCCTACTCGTCGATTCGCGTGGAGCCCACCTGGATGATCCTGGGCCAGAGCGCGGGCATCGCTGCCGCCTTGAGCGCAAAACAGAACCTCCCCGTGCAAAAACTGCCCTATC belongs to Verrucomicrobiaceae bacterium and includes:
- a CDS encoding universal stress protein, producing MNQLRHIIAAVDFTPSCRLALKEAARRASLDGARLTAVHVMDDFLVKELTKALSQEPAAVVGEWQQRLEKFVQESIAGAVTVRCEVRLGSPFAELCSFCQAHEADLLVMGAKGSKQEPHRLGVIAAKCVRKSPVDVLVVREEAQGPFKRIVACVDFSENSAKAVRRALHVAAQDAAALDCLHVHQSALAMQIDYGGFSPVNTVQIDPDAQQHWEAELGNFLAPLTQEEPSVKTTSHVIERLNVRQTILEHVEQASADLVVVGTRGRSGLREMFIGTTAEKIIQAIPCSILAVKPDGFAAHAD
- a CDS encoding sugar phosphate isomerase/epimerase, translated to MKTRRDFVRHLSALALTTPLMAETPKARNTLCYFTKHLQGLGYDDIAALTAEAGFDGIEAPIRLKGHIEPEKVVDELPKLVAALKKQHVELTIMTSGITEVSKEQRTEEVLRTAAALGVKRYRMGFIKYDLKKPIWDQLQAIRPQIKDLIALSKELGIQPLFQNHSGKDYFAAPVWDIYSIMREYAPADFSFCFDILHATCEGGKSWPLEFALVREHIGAAYFKDYKWEGRKLVTVPLGEGQVDPEYGSMLMKSGYSGPISLHLEYLTGDAKDPAVLKTFREAHVRDVKTLRSWLTA
- a CDS encoding MGMT family protein; amino-acid sequence: MPREPSTAFRRIRAEVVRLLALIPEGKFTTYGSIAIHMNVIARHVATVLRKLTPEESASLPWHRVVSADARISPNMDKKLAALQKRRLKAEGMRIDRAGYILDADAHFHVVGIRRNIRWSE
- a CDS encoding efflux RND transporter periplasmic adaptor subunit translates to MLNLLRALLPLLILLGCGWLGYWFITNKPEQQMREMPAPLVSVEGITLKAVTHPVRVTSQGTVQPRTRSTMHPEVSGKVIEVDSNFRPGAFFKKDAVLIKLDPVDYETAITIAQAEVAQAKVMLVEEKARADQARDSWKTLGRAGQPGELVVRAPQIIRAEADIAAAEARVVKARRDLERTIIRAPYDGQVIELGVDVGQFVSQGTVLGRIFATDYVEIRLPLPERESMHLTLPERYRDGIEAASAPKVHLRAMHNGKPVFWEGNLVRVESNLDAETRQITAIAQIMDPYARRSDGMPPLKIGQFVEAEIEGRMLENVFLIPRSTVRAGNEIILIDRPADTLRRMSVEPLLGDERYLVIDAKAKKAPAEGAVLCLTPIPFPADGARVKIGRLDGKNIAPTEKLASGKKSAPSTSGEATASSHTPAAKPLP
- a CDS encoding DUF1501 domain-containing protein → MMQTPPFSRRAALAQASTGFGLAALSGLLQAQTPQTHRARKIAPKARSVIFCYMSGGVSHIDTFDPKPLLGKYAGKPMPMAVKRTQFNNNGTVQPSHWDYKPRGKSGIEVSDLLPHLGGVVDDLCIIRSMTAKFSEHAQGNFFMHTGFPFLGYPSAGAWSSYGLGTEASDLPGYIVLQSGDARTPHGGVGLFSNGFLPAQHQASIVQADESEAITNIRPRQPASMQRRQLDFIGDMDRRFVRTTHDPHIEAAISNYEMAWRMQSAVPELCDISDESAATKKLYGMDDPEPKKAAYARQCLLARRLVERGVRFIELSTLSYNLGGGNAANPWDHHGAIKEGHGKMGYQIDQPLAALIQDLRARGLLDSTLIVWAGEFGRTPFAQGSNGRDHNPYGFSVWMAGGGVKGGHIHGATDDFGYNAVDGICTVYDMWATVLHLMGVDHEQLTYRFGGRDLRLTDVHGSVMRDILA
- a CDS encoding FAD-dependent oxidoreductase gives rise to the protein MCMAVSCVTFSPNFHLMLRSIAFLAALVTTLHAATEADVIVYGATPGGFCAAIAAAREGSSVLLLEPSGHIGGVNTGGLCFSDSNQTVRSTVLGLFEEWHLRIEKDYQQRGVKLPYAVSKKDHTHWTYEPHVAAKITREMLDEAGVKVLTAQVLQKAAKDGTRLTQLTTSGGTYTAKAFVDATYEGDLMAAAGVSWTIGREGRAAYGESLAGKQYPKPLMPIDGRDTQGQPLPLVTTTDAGPDEDGDAKVMVYSFRLCLTKDAANRVPFPNPTRYDPARFEAVRRYFSKEKRPILLWDLYPLPGQKFDANNGIGKQFYMGLVGGCNGWCEADQAGRAKLWEAHRQYTLELYHFLTTDAAVPEVLRQQMSELGLCQDEFTAQGHWSPQLYVREGRRMKGEYVVSQKDIMDQPEKSDAIIVSSFPIDSHDCQRVLTKDGVINEGTIMPVRVPGRRHGYAYHIPYRAITPLAAECANLLVPVALSSTHVAYSSIRVEPTWMILGQSAGIAAALSAKQNLPVQKLPYPALRERLLAQHQVLTLPVLADLPPEPAGAISIDPKTLTGIVLDDSAAELTGSWSRSSSFKPHIGTGYLHDDRRSDGQSIATFRFKATTSGQYDLRMAYSAHETRTTQLPILIRSGSHETKLTVDQTVPLAPGESFRSIGKVELEAGVESTLTLSNTGTEGFIILDAFQLVK